In a single window of the Gadus chalcogrammus isolate NIFS_2021 chromosome 20, NIFS_Gcha_1.0, whole genome shotgun sequence genome:
- the LOC130372939 gene encoding glucose-6-phosphate exchanger SLC37A1-like isoform X4: MAPVPPGVRFLFTFNKDQWYRAFTFILTFLLYTSFHLSRKPISIVKSELHKNCSMASELATANGGGASQLPALISLHTDMDCSWKPFDKNNYKQLLGAMDYSFLFAYAIGMYLSGIIGERLPIRLYLTVGMLCSGLFTCLFGLGYIYNIHSLAFYVSVQVANGLVQTTGWPSVVTCISNWFGKGRRGLVMGVWNSHTSVGNILGSLIAGSYVSSNWGMSFIVPGIIIAAMGVVCFLFLIEHPNDLKTMHAQSSSPVGRTACTGWSGVNGHKDMYLQFTQGSTKGGDEEPLLGRETAASGRVPLQQVVVVKSEAEPSAISFMGALRIPGVIEFSLSLLFAKLVSYTFLFWLPLYITKAAHLDAKKAGDLSTLFDVGGIVGGILAGVISDKLGKRATTCAVMLLLAAPTLYGFSMISQFGLGPTVAMLLVCGGLVNGPYALITTAVSADLGTHKSLKGNARALSTVTAIIDGTGSVGAAVGPLLAGVLSAGGWDQVFYMLMTADFLALLFLLRLVKKELTSSKSRPISTVELKEH; the protein is encoded by the exons atGGCACCCGTTCCACCAGGAGTCCGCTTCCTGTTCACCTTCAACAAGGACCAATG GTACAGAGCCTTCACCTTCATCCTCACCTTCCTGCTCTACACCAGCTTCCACCTCTCCAGGAAGCCAATCAGCATCGTCAAG AGCGAGCTCCACAAGAACTGCTCGATGGCGAGCGAGTTAGCCACAGCTAATGGTGGCGGCGCTAGCCAGCTGCCCGCACTCATCTCTCTGCACACGGACATGGACTGCAGCTGGAAGCCCTtcg ATAAAAATAACTATAAACAGCTCCTGGGAGCCATGGACTACTCCTTTTTGTTCGCCTACGCCATCGGCATGTACCTCAG CGGCATCATCGGGGAGCGCCTGCCCATCCGGCTGTACCTGACGGTGGGCATGCTGTGCAGCGGGCTGTTCACCTGCCTGTTCGGTCTGGGCTACATCTACAACATCCACAGCCTGGCCTTTTACGTCTCTGTCCAG gTGGCTAACGGCTTGGTGCAGACCACTGGCTGGCCCAGTGTGGTCACGTGCATCAGCAACTGGTTCGGCAAGGGAAG GCGTGGGCTCGTCATGGGCGTGTGGAACTCCCACACCTCAGTGGGGAACATCCTGGGGTCCCTGATCGCCGGCTCCTACGTGTCCTCCAACTGGGGCATGTCCTTCATCGTGCCCGGCATCATCATCGCCGCAATGGGCGTGGtctgcttcctcttcctcatcgagC ATCCTAACGACTTGAAGACTATGCATGCCCAGAGCTCCTCGCCCGTCGGCAGG ACGGCATGCACTGGATGGAGCGGTGTGAATGGACACAAGGATATGTATCTTCAGTTCACACAGGGCAgtacaaag GGCGGCGACGAGGAGCCCCTGCTGGGCAGAGAGACCGCTGCCAGTGGGCGTGTCCCTCTGCAGCAAGTCGTCGTGGTGAAGAGTGAAGCAGAGCCCTCCGCCATCAGCTTCATGGGAGCCCTGCGCATACcg GGAGTGATCGAGTTCTCACTTAGTCTGCTGTTCGCTAAGCTGGTCAGCTACACCTTTCTCTTTTGGCTGCCCCTCTACATCACCAAAGCAG CTCACCTGGATGCTAAAAAGGCCGGGGATCTCTCCACCCTGTTCGATGTGGGAGGAATCGTAG gtggtaTCTTGGCAGGAGTCATCTCTGACAAGTTGGGGAAGAGAGCCACCACCTGTGCAGTAATGCTTCTATTGGCTGCTCCGACA CTCTACGGCTTCTCCATGATCAGCCAGTTTGGTCTGGGACCCACCGTGG CCATGTTGTTGGTGTGCGGCGGGTTGGTGAACGGCCCATATGCCCTTATCACCACGGCCGTGTCAGCTGACCTG GGGACCCACAAGAGCCTGAAGGGGAACGCCCGGGCCCTGTCCACCGTCACGGCCATCATCGATGGGACCGGCTCCGTAG gcGCTGCGGtgggccccctgctggccggagTGTTGTCTGCGGGCGGCTGGGATCAGGTGTTTTACATGCTGATGACCGCTGACTTCCTGGCTCTGCTT TTTTTGCTTCGATTGGTCAAAAAGGAGCTGACTTCGAGCAAGTCTCGCCCGATTTCTACTGTAGA GTTGAAGGAGCACTGA
- the LOC130372939 gene encoding glucose-6-phosphate exchanger SLC37A1-like isoform X1, whose product MAPVPPGVRFLFTFNKDQWYRAFTFILTFLLYTSFHLSRKPISIVKSELHKNCSMASELATANGGGASQLPALISLHTDMDCSWKPFDKNNYKQLLGAMDYSFLFAYAIGMYLSGIIGERLPIRLYLTVGMLCSGLFTCLFGLGYIYNIHSLAFYVSVQVANGLVQTTGWPSVVTCISNWFGKGRRGLVMGVWNSHTSVGNILGSLIAGSYVSSNWGMSFIVPGIIIAAMGVVCFLFLIEHPNDLKTMHAQSSSPVGRQTACTGWSGVNGHKDMYLQFTQGSTKTYDHYENSVLYRKGGDEEPLLGRETAASGRVPLQQVVVVKSEAEPSAISFMGALRIPGVIEFSLSLLFAKLVSYTFLFWLPLYITKAAHLDAKKAGDLSTLFDVGGIVGGILAGVISDKLGKRATTCAVMLLLAAPTLYGFSMISQFGLGPTVAMLLVCGGLVNGPYALITTAVSADLGTHKSLKGNARALSTVTAIIDGTGSVGAAVGPLLAGVLSAGGWDQVFYMLMTADFLALLFLLRLVKKELTSSKSRPISTVELKEH is encoded by the exons atGGCACCCGTTCCACCAGGAGTCCGCTTCCTGTTCACCTTCAACAAGGACCAATG GTACAGAGCCTTCACCTTCATCCTCACCTTCCTGCTCTACACCAGCTTCCACCTCTCCAGGAAGCCAATCAGCATCGTCAAG AGCGAGCTCCACAAGAACTGCTCGATGGCGAGCGAGTTAGCCACAGCTAATGGTGGCGGCGCTAGCCAGCTGCCCGCACTCATCTCTCTGCACACGGACATGGACTGCAGCTGGAAGCCCTtcg ATAAAAATAACTATAAACAGCTCCTGGGAGCCATGGACTACTCCTTTTTGTTCGCCTACGCCATCGGCATGTACCTCAG CGGCATCATCGGGGAGCGCCTGCCCATCCGGCTGTACCTGACGGTGGGCATGCTGTGCAGCGGGCTGTTCACCTGCCTGTTCGGTCTGGGCTACATCTACAACATCCACAGCCTGGCCTTTTACGTCTCTGTCCAG gTGGCTAACGGCTTGGTGCAGACCACTGGCTGGCCCAGTGTGGTCACGTGCATCAGCAACTGGTTCGGCAAGGGAAG GCGTGGGCTCGTCATGGGCGTGTGGAACTCCCACACCTCAGTGGGGAACATCCTGGGGTCCCTGATCGCCGGCTCCTACGTGTCCTCCAACTGGGGCATGTCCTTCATCGTGCCCGGCATCATCATCGCCGCAATGGGCGTGGtctgcttcctcttcctcatcgagC ATCCTAACGACTTGAAGACTATGCATGCCCAGAGCTCCTCGCCCGTCGGCAGG CAGACGGCATGCACTGGATGGAGCGGTGTGAATGGACACAAGGATATGTATCTTCAGTTCACACAGGGCAgtacaaag ACGTACGACCATTACGAGAATAGCGTTCTGTACAGGAAG GGCGGCGACGAGGAGCCCCTGCTGGGCAGAGAGACCGCTGCCAGTGGGCGTGTCCCTCTGCAGCAAGTCGTCGTGGTGAAGAGTGAAGCAGAGCCCTCCGCCATCAGCTTCATGGGAGCCCTGCGCATACcg GGAGTGATCGAGTTCTCACTTAGTCTGCTGTTCGCTAAGCTGGTCAGCTACACCTTTCTCTTTTGGCTGCCCCTCTACATCACCAAAGCAG CTCACCTGGATGCTAAAAAGGCCGGGGATCTCTCCACCCTGTTCGATGTGGGAGGAATCGTAG gtggtaTCTTGGCAGGAGTCATCTCTGACAAGTTGGGGAAGAGAGCCACCACCTGTGCAGTAATGCTTCTATTGGCTGCTCCGACA CTCTACGGCTTCTCCATGATCAGCCAGTTTGGTCTGGGACCCACCGTGG CCATGTTGTTGGTGTGCGGCGGGTTGGTGAACGGCCCATATGCCCTTATCACCACGGCCGTGTCAGCTGACCTG GGGACCCACAAGAGCCTGAAGGGGAACGCCCGGGCCCTGTCCACCGTCACGGCCATCATCGATGGGACCGGCTCCGTAG gcGCTGCGGtgggccccctgctggccggagTGTTGTCTGCGGGCGGCTGGGATCAGGTGTTTTACATGCTGATGACCGCTGACTTCCTGGCTCTGCTT TTTTTGCTTCGATTGGTCAAAAAGGAGCTGACTTCGAGCAAGTCTCGCCCGATTTCTACTGTAGA GTTGAAGGAGCACTGA
- the LOC130372939 gene encoding glucose-6-phosphate exchanger SLC37A1-like isoform X2 produces MAPVPPGVRFLFTFNKDQWYRAFTFILTFLLYTSFHLSRKPISIVKSELHKNCSMASELATANGGGASQLPALISLHTDMDCSWKPFDKNNYKQLLGAMDYSFLFAYAIGMYLSGIIGERLPIRLYLTVGMLCSGLFTCLFGLGYIYNIHSLAFYVSVQVANGLVQTTGWPSVVTCISNWFGKGRRGLVMGVWNSHTSVGNILGSLIAGSYVSSNWGMSFIVPGIIIAAMGVVCFLFLIEHPNDLKTMHAQSSSPVGRTACTGWSGVNGHKDMYLQFTQGSTKTYDHYENSVLYRKGGDEEPLLGRETAASGRVPLQQVVVVKSEAEPSAISFMGALRIPGVIEFSLSLLFAKLVSYTFLFWLPLYITKAAHLDAKKAGDLSTLFDVGGIVGGILAGVISDKLGKRATTCAVMLLLAAPTLYGFSMISQFGLGPTVAMLLVCGGLVNGPYALITTAVSADLGTHKSLKGNARALSTVTAIIDGTGSVGAAVGPLLAGVLSAGGWDQVFYMLMTADFLALLFLLRLVKKELTSSKSRPISTVELKEH; encoded by the exons atGGCACCCGTTCCACCAGGAGTCCGCTTCCTGTTCACCTTCAACAAGGACCAATG GTACAGAGCCTTCACCTTCATCCTCACCTTCCTGCTCTACACCAGCTTCCACCTCTCCAGGAAGCCAATCAGCATCGTCAAG AGCGAGCTCCACAAGAACTGCTCGATGGCGAGCGAGTTAGCCACAGCTAATGGTGGCGGCGCTAGCCAGCTGCCCGCACTCATCTCTCTGCACACGGACATGGACTGCAGCTGGAAGCCCTtcg ATAAAAATAACTATAAACAGCTCCTGGGAGCCATGGACTACTCCTTTTTGTTCGCCTACGCCATCGGCATGTACCTCAG CGGCATCATCGGGGAGCGCCTGCCCATCCGGCTGTACCTGACGGTGGGCATGCTGTGCAGCGGGCTGTTCACCTGCCTGTTCGGTCTGGGCTACATCTACAACATCCACAGCCTGGCCTTTTACGTCTCTGTCCAG gTGGCTAACGGCTTGGTGCAGACCACTGGCTGGCCCAGTGTGGTCACGTGCATCAGCAACTGGTTCGGCAAGGGAAG GCGTGGGCTCGTCATGGGCGTGTGGAACTCCCACACCTCAGTGGGGAACATCCTGGGGTCCCTGATCGCCGGCTCCTACGTGTCCTCCAACTGGGGCATGTCCTTCATCGTGCCCGGCATCATCATCGCCGCAATGGGCGTGGtctgcttcctcttcctcatcgagC ATCCTAACGACTTGAAGACTATGCATGCCCAGAGCTCCTCGCCCGTCGGCAGG ACGGCATGCACTGGATGGAGCGGTGTGAATGGACACAAGGATATGTATCTTCAGTTCACACAGGGCAgtacaaag ACGTACGACCATTACGAGAATAGCGTTCTGTACAGGAAG GGCGGCGACGAGGAGCCCCTGCTGGGCAGAGAGACCGCTGCCAGTGGGCGTGTCCCTCTGCAGCAAGTCGTCGTGGTGAAGAGTGAAGCAGAGCCCTCCGCCATCAGCTTCATGGGAGCCCTGCGCATACcg GGAGTGATCGAGTTCTCACTTAGTCTGCTGTTCGCTAAGCTGGTCAGCTACACCTTTCTCTTTTGGCTGCCCCTCTACATCACCAAAGCAG CTCACCTGGATGCTAAAAAGGCCGGGGATCTCTCCACCCTGTTCGATGTGGGAGGAATCGTAG gtggtaTCTTGGCAGGAGTCATCTCTGACAAGTTGGGGAAGAGAGCCACCACCTGTGCAGTAATGCTTCTATTGGCTGCTCCGACA CTCTACGGCTTCTCCATGATCAGCCAGTTTGGTCTGGGACCCACCGTGG CCATGTTGTTGGTGTGCGGCGGGTTGGTGAACGGCCCATATGCCCTTATCACCACGGCCGTGTCAGCTGACCTG GGGACCCACAAGAGCCTGAAGGGGAACGCCCGGGCCCTGTCCACCGTCACGGCCATCATCGATGGGACCGGCTCCGTAG gcGCTGCGGtgggccccctgctggccggagTGTTGTCTGCGGGCGGCTGGGATCAGGTGTTTTACATGCTGATGACCGCTGACTTCCTGGCTCTGCTT TTTTTGCTTCGATTGGTCAAAAAGGAGCTGACTTCGAGCAAGTCTCGCCCGATTTCTACTGTAGA GTTGAAGGAGCACTGA
- the LOC130372939 gene encoding glucose-6-phosphate exchanger SLC37A1-like isoform X3 — translation MAPVPPGVRFLFTFNKDQWYRAFTFILTFLLYTSFHLSRKPISIVKSELHKNCSMASELATANGGGASQLPALISLHTDMDCSWKPFDKNNYKQLLGAMDYSFLFAYAIGMYLSGIIGERLPIRLYLTVGMLCSGLFTCLFGLGYIYNIHSLAFYVSVQVANGLVQTTGWPSVVTCISNWFGKGRRGLVMGVWNSHTSVGNILGSLIAGSYVSSNWGMSFIVPGIIIAAMGVVCFLFLIEHPNDLKTMHAQSSSPVGRQTACTGWSGVNGHKDMYLQFTQGSTKGGDEEPLLGRETAASGRVPLQQVVVVKSEAEPSAISFMGALRIPGVIEFSLSLLFAKLVSYTFLFWLPLYITKAAHLDAKKAGDLSTLFDVGGIVGGILAGVISDKLGKRATTCAVMLLLAAPTLYGFSMISQFGLGPTVAMLLVCGGLVNGPYALITTAVSADLGTHKSLKGNARALSTVTAIIDGTGSVGAAVGPLLAGVLSAGGWDQVFYMLMTADFLALLFLLRLVKKELTSSKSRPISTVELKEH, via the exons atGGCACCCGTTCCACCAGGAGTCCGCTTCCTGTTCACCTTCAACAAGGACCAATG GTACAGAGCCTTCACCTTCATCCTCACCTTCCTGCTCTACACCAGCTTCCACCTCTCCAGGAAGCCAATCAGCATCGTCAAG AGCGAGCTCCACAAGAACTGCTCGATGGCGAGCGAGTTAGCCACAGCTAATGGTGGCGGCGCTAGCCAGCTGCCCGCACTCATCTCTCTGCACACGGACATGGACTGCAGCTGGAAGCCCTtcg ATAAAAATAACTATAAACAGCTCCTGGGAGCCATGGACTACTCCTTTTTGTTCGCCTACGCCATCGGCATGTACCTCAG CGGCATCATCGGGGAGCGCCTGCCCATCCGGCTGTACCTGACGGTGGGCATGCTGTGCAGCGGGCTGTTCACCTGCCTGTTCGGTCTGGGCTACATCTACAACATCCACAGCCTGGCCTTTTACGTCTCTGTCCAG gTGGCTAACGGCTTGGTGCAGACCACTGGCTGGCCCAGTGTGGTCACGTGCATCAGCAACTGGTTCGGCAAGGGAAG GCGTGGGCTCGTCATGGGCGTGTGGAACTCCCACACCTCAGTGGGGAACATCCTGGGGTCCCTGATCGCCGGCTCCTACGTGTCCTCCAACTGGGGCATGTCCTTCATCGTGCCCGGCATCATCATCGCCGCAATGGGCGTGGtctgcttcctcttcctcatcgagC ATCCTAACGACTTGAAGACTATGCATGCCCAGAGCTCCTCGCCCGTCGGCAGG CAGACGGCATGCACTGGATGGAGCGGTGTGAATGGACACAAGGATATGTATCTTCAGTTCACACAGGGCAgtacaaag GGCGGCGACGAGGAGCCCCTGCTGGGCAGAGAGACCGCTGCCAGTGGGCGTGTCCCTCTGCAGCAAGTCGTCGTGGTGAAGAGTGAAGCAGAGCCCTCCGCCATCAGCTTCATGGGAGCCCTGCGCATACcg GGAGTGATCGAGTTCTCACTTAGTCTGCTGTTCGCTAAGCTGGTCAGCTACACCTTTCTCTTTTGGCTGCCCCTCTACATCACCAAAGCAG CTCACCTGGATGCTAAAAAGGCCGGGGATCTCTCCACCCTGTTCGATGTGGGAGGAATCGTAG gtggtaTCTTGGCAGGAGTCATCTCTGACAAGTTGGGGAAGAGAGCCACCACCTGTGCAGTAATGCTTCTATTGGCTGCTCCGACA CTCTACGGCTTCTCCATGATCAGCCAGTTTGGTCTGGGACCCACCGTGG CCATGTTGTTGGTGTGCGGCGGGTTGGTGAACGGCCCATATGCCCTTATCACCACGGCCGTGTCAGCTGACCTG GGGACCCACAAGAGCCTGAAGGGGAACGCCCGGGCCCTGTCCACCGTCACGGCCATCATCGATGGGACCGGCTCCGTAG gcGCTGCGGtgggccccctgctggccggagTGTTGTCTGCGGGCGGCTGGGATCAGGTGTTTTACATGCTGATGACCGCTGACTTCCTGGCTCTGCTT TTTTTGCTTCGATTGGTCAAAAAGGAGCTGACTTCGAGCAAGTCTCGCCCGATTTCTACTGTAGA GTTGAAGGAGCACTGA
- the LOC130372939 gene encoding glucose-6-phosphate exchanger SLC37A1-like isoform X5 — MAPVPPGVRFLFTFNKDQWYRAFTFILTFLLYTSFHLSRKPISIVKSELHKNCSMASELATANGGGASQLPALISLHTDMDCSWKPFDKNNYKQLLGAMDYSFLFAYAIGMYLSGIIGERLPIRLYLTVGMLCSGLFTCLFGLGYIYNIHSLAFYVSVQVANGLVQTTGWPSVVTCISNWFGKGRRGLVMGVWNSHTSVGNILGSLIAGSYVSSNWGMSFIVPGIIIAAMGVVCFLFLIEHPNDLKTMHAQSSSPVGRGGDEEPLLGRETAASGRVPLQQVVVVKSEAEPSAISFMGALRIPGVIEFSLSLLFAKLVSYTFLFWLPLYITKAAHLDAKKAGDLSTLFDVGGIVGGILAGVISDKLGKRATTCAVMLLLAAPTLYGFSMISQFGLGPTVAMLLVCGGLVNGPYALITTAVSADLGTHKSLKGNARALSTVTAIIDGTGSVGAAVGPLLAGVLSAGGWDQVFYMLMTADFLALLFLLRLVKKELTSSKSRPISTVELKEH; from the exons atGGCACCCGTTCCACCAGGAGTCCGCTTCCTGTTCACCTTCAACAAGGACCAATG GTACAGAGCCTTCACCTTCATCCTCACCTTCCTGCTCTACACCAGCTTCCACCTCTCCAGGAAGCCAATCAGCATCGTCAAG AGCGAGCTCCACAAGAACTGCTCGATGGCGAGCGAGTTAGCCACAGCTAATGGTGGCGGCGCTAGCCAGCTGCCCGCACTCATCTCTCTGCACACGGACATGGACTGCAGCTGGAAGCCCTtcg ATAAAAATAACTATAAACAGCTCCTGGGAGCCATGGACTACTCCTTTTTGTTCGCCTACGCCATCGGCATGTACCTCAG CGGCATCATCGGGGAGCGCCTGCCCATCCGGCTGTACCTGACGGTGGGCATGCTGTGCAGCGGGCTGTTCACCTGCCTGTTCGGTCTGGGCTACATCTACAACATCCACAGCCTGGCCTTTTACGTCTCTGTCCAG gTGGCTAACGGCTTGGTGCAGACCACTGGCTGGCCCAGTGTGGTCACGTGCATCAGCAACTGGTTCGGCAAGGGAAG GCGTGGGCTCGTCATGGGCGTGTGGAACTCCCACACCTCAGTGGGGAACATCCTGGGGTCCCTGATCGCCGGCTCCTACGTGTCCTCCAACTGGGGCATGTCCTTCATCGTGCCCGGCATCATCATCGCCGCAATGGGCGTGGtctgcttcctcttcctcatcgagC ATCCTAACGACTTGAAGACTATGCATGCCCAGAGCTCCTCGCCCGTCGGCAGG GGCGGCGACGAGGAGCCCCTGCTGGGCAGAGAGACCGCTGCCAGTGGGCGTGTCCCTCTGCAGCAAGTCGTCGTGGTGAAGAGTGAAGCAGAGCCCTCCGCCATCAGCTTCATGGGAGCCCTGCGCATACcg GGAGTGATCGAGTTCTCACTTAGTCTGCTGTTCGCTAAGCTGGTCAGCTACACCTTTCTCTTTTGGCTGCCCCTCTACATCACCAAAGCAG CTCACCTGGATGCTAAAAAGGCCGGGGATCTCTCCACCCTGTTCGATGTGGGAGGAATCGTAG gtggtaTCTTGGCAGGAGTCATCTCTGACAAGTTGGGGAAGAGAGCCACCACCTGTGCAGTAATGCTTCTATTGGCTGCTCCGACA CTCTACGGCTTCTCCATGATCAGCCAGTTTGGTCTGGGACCCACCGTGG CCATGTTGTTGGTGTGCGGCGGGTTGGTGAACGGCCCATATGCCCTTATCACCACGGCCGTGTCAGCTGACCTG GGGACCCACAAGAGCCTGAAGGGGAACGCCCGGGCCCTGTCCACCGTCACGGCCATCATCGATGGGACCGGCTCCGTAG gcGCTGCGGtgggccccctgctggccggagTGTTGTCTGCGGGCGGCTGGGATCAGGTGTTTTACATGCTGATGACCGCTGACTTCCTGGCTCTGCTT TTTTTGCTTCGATTGGTCAAAAAGGAGCTGACTTCGAGCAAGTCTCGCCCGATTTCTACTGTAGA GTTGAAGGAGCACTGA